One genomic region from Vannielia litorea encodes:
- a CDS encoding DEAD/DEAH box helicase, whose product MTINNVPAVSVTYAQTGGSTKSNELGMRAMQERAYEKRGEQYLLIKSPPASGKSRALMFIALDKLHNQGLKQAIVVVPEKSIGSSFNDEPLSKFGFWSDWAVAPRWNLCNSPGTDGGKVKSVEAFLDSGERVLVCTHATFRFAVEKLGIEAFDDRLIAVDEFHHVSASEDSILGSQLNEFIARGRVHVVAMTGSYFRGDAVPILVPENEAKFDTITYTYYEQLNGYKYLKQLDIGYFFYSGSYADDILAVLDPNEKTIVHIPNVNSRESTKDKHREVEHIIDALGDWQGTDPATGFQLVKTPEGKVLRIADLVDDEAVKRDKVSGALKDPANKNNRDHVDIIIALGMAKEGFDWIWCEHALTVGYRASLTEIVQIIGRATRDAEGKTRARFTNLIAEPDASEAAVTEAVNDTLKAIAASLLMEQVLAPRFNFTPKTPKSGPVEGFDYGEGGYDPDQENIGFSEESGQFQIEIKGLAMPKSKEAERVCQEDLNEVITAFVQDKTAIERGLFDEELVPEELTQVRMGKIVGAKFPELDAEDQEAVRQHAIAALNLTQKAKEAALATSADDTQVSGNTALIDGVRKFAMDVRDLDIDLIDRINPFGAAYKILGKTMNEESLKQVAAVISAKKVQLTPEEARDLARRAVKFKQERGRLPSITSPDAWEKKMAEGVAFLARMKQEAANG is encoded by the coding sequence ATGACGATCAATAATGTTCCCGCTGTTTCCGTCACCTATGCACAGACCGGAGGTTCGACCAAGTCGAACGAGCTTGGCATGCGGGCGATGCAGGAGCGCGCGTATGAGAAGCGCGGCGAGCAGTATCTGCTGATCAAGTCGCCGCCCGCCTCGGGCAAGAGCCGCGCGCTCATGTTCATCGCGCTCGACAAGCTGCACAATCAAGGGCTCAAGCAAGCGATCGTGGTGGTGCCGGAGAAGTCGATTGGATCGAGCTTCAACGATGAGCCGCTGAGCAAGTTTGGCTTCTGGTCAGATTGGGCCGTCGCGCCAAGGTGGAACCTCTGCAATTCGCCCGGCACGGATGGCGGCAAAGTAAAATCGGTGGAAGCGTTTCTTGACAGCGGCGAACGTGTGCTGGTCTGCACCCACGCAACCTTCCGCTTTGCCGTAGAGAAGCTCGGGATCGAGGCGTTCGATGATCGGCTGATCGCCGTGGACGAATTCCACCATGTTTCGGCCAGCGAGGACAGCATCCTTGGTTCGCAGCTCAACGAGTTCATCGCCCGCGGCCGCGTGCATGTCGTGGCGATGACTGGCAGCTATTTCCGGGGCGATGCGGTACCGATCCTAGTGCCCGAGAACGAGGCGAAGTTCGACACGATCACCTACACCTACTACGAGCAGTTGAATGGCTACAAATACTTGAAGCAGCTCGATATCGGCTATTTCTTCTACTCAGGCTCATATGCAGACGACATCTTGGCGGTGCTCGATCCGAACGAGAAGACGATCGTCCACATCCCGAACGTGAATTCGCGGGAGAGCACGAAGGACAAGCACCGCGAAGTCGAGCACATCATCGACGCCTTGGGCGACTGGCAGGGCACCGATCCTGCCACGGGGTTCCAGCTTGTGAAGACGCCCGAGGGAAAGGTTCTGAGAATTGCCGATCTGGTCGATGATGAAGCGGTGAAGCGTGACAAGGTTTCAGGTGCGCTCAAAGACCCCGCCAATAAGAACAACCGCGATCATGTGGACATCATCATCGCTCTTGGTATGGCCAAAGAGGGCTTCGACTGGATTTGGTGCGAGCACGCGCTCACAGTCGGCTACCGCGCGAGTCTGACCGAAATCGTTCAGATCATCGGCCGTGCGACCCGCGATGCCGAAGGTAAGACGCGCGCCCGTTTCACCAATTTGATCGCTGAGCCTGATGCCAGTGAGGCCGCCGTCACTGAGGCGGTGAACGATACGCTGAAGGCGATCGCCGCAAGCTTGCTCATGGAGCAGGTTCTTGCCCCACGCTTCAACTTCACACCGAAGACCCCGAAGAGCGGGCCGGTCGAAGGCTTCGACTACGGAGAAGGCGGCTATGATCCCGACCAGGAAAACATCGGTTTCAGTGAGGAAAGCGGACAATTCCAGATCGAGATCAAGGGACTGGCGATGCCCAAAAGCAAGGAGGCCGAACGTGTCTGCCAGGAGGACTTGAACGAGGTCATCACTGCCTTTGTCCAGGATAAGACGGCGATCGAGCGTGGGCTTTTTGATGAAGAGCTTGTGCCCGAAGAGCTTACCCAAGTGCGCATGGGTAAGATCGTCGGCGCGAAATTCCCCGAGCTCGACGCTGAGGACCAGGAAGCCGTGCGCCAGCACGCTATTGCCGCATTGAATCTGACGCAGAAGGCGAAGGAAGCAGCTCTTGCGACCTCTGCCGACGACACGCAGGTGAGCGGCAATACGGCGCTGATCGACGGTGTGCGCAAGTTTGCGATGGATGTTCGCGATCTCGACATCGACTTGATCGACCGCATCAACCCGTTTGGGGCAGCCTACAAGATCCTCGGAAAGACCATGAACGAGGAAAGCCTAAAGCAAGTGGCGGCGGTAATTTCGGCGAAGAAGGTACAGCTCACGCCAGAAGAGGCACGCGACCTGGCGCGGCGTGCCGTGAAGTTCAAGCAGGAGCGGGGACGGTTGCCGTCCATAACATCTCCCGATGCCTGGGAGAAGAAGATGGCCGAAGGTGTCGCGTTCTTGGCCCGCATGAAGCAAGAGGCCGCCAATGGCTAG